Below is a window of Candidatus Eremiobacteraceae bacterium DNA.
AGCTCTTGGAACAGGCGCAATCGACCGACCGCTTTGCGGTCGAGCACGGACTTGAGGTGCAACTGGGCGTACGTGCGGTCGTCGAGATATTTTCGGCGCTCGCATTCGGCGAGCGCCGCTTCGATGGCATCGGCAGCGTGTCCGCGGTCGCGCAGTTTCTGCGCGAGCTGCGACCTGGTCATGCGCCGTCCTGAGAGCAGGCGCACGGCTGCGGCGATGGTGCTCCCGCCGGGTCGCGCCGCCTGCGCGCCCGGATGGCCGTCCACGGAGCGGGCTTACTCGCCGACGACTGCGAATCGGGCCGCGCCGTTGTCGACGGCGATGGACCCTACAGGGGGCTTGACCAGCGTGGCGCGGATCTTCCCTTCCAGTTCGTCCGCGGTGTCGGTGTGCTCCTCAAGATAGGTCTTAGAATTCTCGCGACCCTGTCCGATGCGGGTGTCGCCATAGGTGTACCACGATCCGCTCTTGCCGACGAAGTTCAACTCGAGCCCGACATCGATGAGCGAGCCCGTCTTACTGATGCCTTTGCCGTACATGATGTCGAAGTCGGCGACGCGGAACGGGGGAGCGACCTTGTTCTTGACGACCTTCACCCGTGTGCGGTTGCCGATGACGTCGGTGCCCGACTTTATGGTCTCCAGGCGGCGGACGTCCAAGCGAACGGACGCGTAGAATTTTAGCGCCCGGCCGCCGCTTGTGGTCTCGGGATTGCCGAACATGACGCCGACCTTCTCGCGGATCTGATTGATGAACACCATCGTGGTGCGCGATTTGCTGATGGCTGCGGTGAGCTTGCGCAGTGCTTGCGACATGAGCCGCGCTTGCAGACCCATGTGCGCGTCGCCCATATCGCCCTCGATCTCGGCTTTCGGCACCAGGGCCGCCACCGAATCGACGACGACGATGTCCACTGCATTCGAGCGGACCAGCATCTCGGCGATTTCGAGGGCCTGTTCTCCGGTGTCGGGCTGCGAGACGAGCAGATTGTCGAGATTCACGCCTAAATTCG
It encodes the following:
- a CDS encoding regulatory protein RecX; amino-acid sequence: MDGHPGAQAARPGGSTIAAAVRLLSGRRMTRSQLAQKLRDRGHAADAIEAALAECERRKYLDDRTYAQLHLKSVLDRKAVGRLRLFQELVRNGVDGDLAREVLDELEDDEDSRIERALAKLEAMRPADGYAQLGRRLERLGFGAPNISRALRRSAERRGNMPDQIEVLE
- the recA gene encoding recombinase RecA, yielding MSEKDKALENAVAQIERQFGKGAIMKLGEAASAIAIETVSTGSIALDIALGVGGLPRGRVVEIYGPESSGKTTLALHCIAEAQKNGGAAAFIDVEHALDPLYASNLGVNLDNLLVSQPDTGEQALEIAEMLVRSNAVDIVVVDSVAALVPKAEIEGDMGDAHMGLQARLMSQALRKLTAAISKSRTTMVFINQIREKVGVMFGNPETTSGGRALKFYASVRLDVRRLETIKSGTDVIGNRTRVKVVKNKVAPPFRVADFDIMYGKGISKTGSLIDVGLELNFVGKSGSWYTYGDTRIGQGRENSKTYLEEHTDTADELEGKIRATLVKPPVGSIAVDNGAARFAVVGE